CAAATCATTTCCGTCTGCTTTGATGTTGCTTCTGTCTGCTGTAAGTTTTAAAGTTGATGGATTTCCGGCTGTTTTGATTTCGGTTTCCAGAACTGTTTTTCCGTCTTTACGGGAAATTGCTTTTAGTGTTCCGGGTTGAAAAGGAATTCTCCACATTACGTGTAAATCATCTCCTTTTTTACTGCGAACTCCAACTGATTTTCCGTTAAGGAAAAGTTCAACCTCATCTGCTTTATTGTAATATGCCCAAACATCTACGGTTTGTCCCACTTTCCAGTTCCAATGTGGGAAAATGTGCAGAACGGTTTTGTCTGTCCATTCGCTTTGATACATATAATAAACGTCTTTTGGGAAACCGGCTAAATCGACAATTCCGAAATATGAACTTACTGACGGCCATTCATATGGAGTTGGTTCTCCGATATAATCGAAACCTGTCCAGATATACATTCCGGAAAGGAAATCGTATTTTTTAATTACTTTCCAAGTTGCTTCGTGTGTTGAACCCCAAGGCGTTTGAACCTGATCGTAAGCAGAAACGGTATTGCCGGGATTTCCTTTTGTGAATTTTTGATCCCAACTTACCGGCCATTTTTTTATAGTATCTGAAACATTATCATAATAACCGCGGGTTTGTAATCCCGAAGTAGTTTCGGTTGCGATGAAAGGAATTCCAGGGAAATTTTCTTTATGATGTGCATAAGTCTGATGTGCATAATTGTATCCGATCAGATCTAAAACTCCAGATTTTGCAAGAGGATTAAACTGCACATTCTTTTTTTCGAATTGTAATGTTACGTCATCAATATTCATATTCACCGGCGGATTCATCGCTGCGGTTAATGGACGTGTTTTATCATATTGACGTGTAATTGCGGCTAATTCTTTGGCTATAGCCACACCATTTTCGTTCCATTGTTCCGGAATTTCATTTCCAATACTCCAAACAAAAATACTTGGATGATTTCGGTCGCGAAGCAATTGATCTGTCAAATCTTTTTTGTGCCATTTGTCCCAATCATTTGCATAATCGTATTTGGTTTTGTTTTGTTTCCACATGTCAAATGCTTCATCCATTACAATGAAACCCATTTTATCACAAAGGTCTAAAAGTTCAGGAGCCGGAGGATTATGTGAAGTTCTGATTCCGTTTACACCCATTTCTTTTAGGATTTCAAGCTGACGTTCGATGGCGCGTGTATTGATTGCTGAACCTAAAGGTCCTAAATCATGGTGCATACAAACTCCTTTGATTTTGACTTGTTTTCCGTTAAGAATGAAACCTTTATCGACATCAAATTTAAAATCTCTGATTCCGAAATTAGTTTTGTATTGATCTACAATTTTATCGTCAAGCGAAATTTCTGTAACTGCTGTATATAATTCAGGTTT
This genomic window from Flavobacterium sp. 9 contains:
- a CDS encoding glycoside hydrolase family 2 TIM barrel-domain containing protein, whose product is MNSIKEYLNRGLSLLLLIGIILLNSCSKKEDTFDNRKVSFNSDWSFHLNDSITDKDTIGISTKWRTLNVPHDWSIEGKFDEKSPAGYGGGSLNGGLGWYKKTFKINASDSSKVISVIFDGVYRNSEVWVNGHYLGKRPNGYIGFQYNMTPYLNYGDKNNEIIVKVDNSKQPNSRWYSGSGIFRNVWIETTDKLHVAQWGTYVTTPKVTAEKASVSFETTIQNQNTASKKATVITTIFKEDTKVTSVTQNITIGANANQIIKQSAEVETPILWSVEKPELYTAVTEISLDDKIVDQYKTNFGIRDFKFDVDKGFILNGKQVKIKGVCMHHDLGPLGSAINTRAIERQLEILKEMGVNGIRTSHNPPAPELLDLCDKMGFIVMDEAFDMWKQNKTKYDYANDWDKWHKKDLTDQLLRDRNHPSIFVWSIGNEIPEQWNENGVAIAKELAAITRQYDKTRPLTAAMNPPVNMNIDDVTLQFEKKNVQFNPLAKSGVLDLIGYNYAHQTYAHHKENFPGIPFIATETTSGLQTRGYYDNVSDTIKKWPVSWDQKFTKGNPGNTVSAYDQVQTPWGSTHEATWKVIKKYDFLSGMYIWTGFDYIGEPTPYEWPSVSSYFGIVDLAGFPKDVYYMYQSEWTDKTVLHIFPHWNWKVGQTVDVWAYYNKADEVELFLNGKSVGVRSKKGDDLHVMWRIPFQPGTLKAISRKDGKTVLETEIKTAGNPSTLKLTADRSNIKADGNDLSFVTVDILDSKGTLAPNANNEINFSLKGNGKIVGVCSGDPVSYESYKGSKHTALNGKCLVIVQSENKTGRLELTAKANGLKPATIVITAE